In Vitis riparia cultivar Riparia Gloire de Montpellier isolate 1030 chromosome 19, EGFV_Vit.rip_1.0, whole genome shotgun sequence, the following proteins share a genomic window:
- the LOC117909539 gene encoding electron transfer flavoprotein subunit alpha, mitochondrial has protein sequence MAARLLRRKALTNLSAPSSSPFSKSSFSVQRLISTLVLGEHEGGSIKAQSLSAVVAAKFLGEDNSISMLLAGSGPSVQEAAIHAASCHSSISQVIVADSDKFTYPVAEPWAKLVQLIQQKGGYSHIMATSGSFGKNILPRAAALLDVSPITDVIEISGPQLFVRPIYAGNALCTVRYTGSAPCMLTVRSTSFPVPLTSANSKSDVAPISQVDPSTFGEDMVCKSKYLSHTSQDSERPDLGNARIVVTGGRALKSAENFKMIEKLAEKLGAAVGATRAAVDAGFVPNELQVGQTGKIVGPELYMAFGVSGAIQHLAGMRDSKVIVAVNKDADAPIFQVADYGLVGDLFEVIPELLEKLPEKK, from the exons ATGGCCGCTCGACTACTGAGGAGGAAGGCTCTCACGAATCTCTCTGCCCCTTCGTCCTCTCCCTTCTCTAAATCATCCTTCTCAGTTCAGAGACTC ATTAGCACGTTGGTTTTGGGTGAGCATGAAGGGGGCTCCATCAAGGCCCAATCTTTGAGTGCAGTAGTTGCTGCAAAGTTTTTGGGTGAGGACAATTCTATTTCTATGCTGCTGGCTGGGTCTGGTCCTTCAGTTCAAGAAGCTGCTATACATGCTGCCTCATGTCATTCTTCAATTTCTCAG GTAATTGTAGCTGATTCAGATAAATTTACATATCCTGTAGCAGAACCTTGGGCAAAACTAGTCCAGTTGATTCAGCAGAAAGGTGGCTACTCACACATAATGGCTACTTCAGGTTCATTTGGAAAAAACATACTACCACGGGCAGCTGCCCTTTTAGATGTTTCTCCAATTACCGATGTCATTGAAATTTCAGGACCTCAGCTATTTGTGAG GCCAATTTATGCTGGAAATGCTCTTTGCACTGTTCGATACACTGGTTCTGCGCCTTGTATGTTGACCGTTAGGTCAACATCTTTTCCAGTGCCACTGACATCAGCTAATTCAAAATCTGATGTGGCTCCAATTTCCCAGGTTGACCCCTCAACCTTTGGTGAAG ATATGGTGtgcaaatcaaaatatttaagcCATACCTCTCAGGATTCAGAACGTCCAGATCTCGGTAATGCTCGTATTGTGGTCACTGGGGGCCGAGCGTTGAAAAGTGCTGAAAACTTCAAAATGATTGAGAAGCTTGCAGAAAAACTTGGTGCTGCAG TTGGTGCTACTCGTGCTGCTGTTGATGCGGGATTTGTTCCTAATGAACTCCAG GTTGGTCAAACTGGAAAGATCGTGGGCCCAGAATTGTATATGGCTTTTGGTGTTTCAGGAGCCATTCAACATTTAGCAGGCATGAGAGATTCCAAGGTTATTGTTGCTGTGAACAAGGATGCAGATGCACCCATATTTCAG GTAGCTGATTATGGACTCGTGGGTGACCTGTTTGAAGTGATACCAGAGTTGTTAGAGAAGCTTCCTGAGAAAAAATAG
- the LOC117909540 gene encoding vascular-related unknown protein 4, with the protein MEEHMDSMSKALSSQARTNESPEESGWTMYFEDFLANKEHSSSPSDNYGRASYGYGSSSLVSDAASSAGKKLVDNDHVAVLSLEKRCKKLSFKKRKTKGAVVDDALEDTASSPVTSPKVFDLRQLDMNPKEKAIDISKEKGSSYRQTNERGDEVGFIGRDSDCTELKKRGLCLVPLSMIVDYLG; encoded by the exons ATGGAGGAGCATATGGATTCAATGAGCAAAGCTCTCTCTTCTCAAGCTAGAACAAATGAGTCTCCAGAGGAGAGCGGCTGGACTATGTACTTTGAAGATTTCTTAGCAAACAAGGAGCATAGCTCTTCCCCTTCTGATAATTATGGTCGTGCCAGCTATGGTTATGGAAGCTCTTCTTTGGTCTCTGATGCTGCTTCTTCAGCCGGGAAGAAGCTCGTAGATAATGACCATGTTGCAGTGCTGTCCTTGGAGAAAAGGTGCAAGAAATTGAGTTTTAAGAAGAGAAAAACTAAAGGAGCTGTGGTTGATGATGCTTTGGAGGACACTGCCAGTTCTCCTGTTACCAGTCCCAAG GTTTTTGATTTGAGGCAGTTGGATATGAACCCAAAAGAGAAAGCTATAGACATTTCTAAG GAGAAAGGGAGTTCATATAGGCAAACAAATGAGAGAGGTGATGAAGTGGGTTTTATTGGGAGGGATAGTGACTGTACAGAACTGAAGAAAAGGGGCCTTTGCTTAGTTCCTTTGTCCATGATAGTGGACTATCTTGGTTaa